In one Flammeovirga yaeyamensis genomic region, the following are encoded:
- a CDS encoding DinB family protein, which yields MSKGNYLSEKLKEILTEGKWVTGTNVKSQILDLTLEQASRKVNGLNSICDLVYHLNYYNAGIMEAFKTNQLNIKDKYSFDAPQIINEETWKERIATFCENAEALISLVSSLSDDEIHGPFVDPKYGTLERNIDVLIEHNYYHLGQIVLIKKLITA from the coding sequence ATGAGTAAAGGAAACTATCTATCAGAAAAATTAAAAGAGATACTTACAGAAGGAAAATGGGTAACAGGAACCAACGTTAAATCTCAGATACTTGATCTAACTTTGGAGCAAGCTTCTCGAAAAGTGAACGGATTAAATAGTATCTGCGACTTGGTGTATCATTTAAACTATTATAATGCTGGAATTATGGAAGCATTCAAAACCAATCAGTTAAACATTAAGGATAAATATAGTTTTGATGCACCCCAAATCATCAACGAAGAAACTTGGAAGGAAAGAATAGCTACATTTTGTGAAAACGCAGAAGCACTTATCTCTTTGGTTTCCTCATTATCCGATGACGAAATTCATGGGCCTTTCGTTGATCCAAAATACGGTACTTTAGAAAGAAATATCGATGTGCTAATAGAGCACAACTATTATCATTTGGGACAAATAGTGTTGATAAAGAAATTGATTACAGCTTAA
- a CDS encoding HAD family hydrolase — protein sequence MRKIKAVIFDLDGTIGDTVPLCIQAFRQSIEPLIDQQVSDAEIMATFGPSEEGTIMALAPNHYDKGVADYLAYYEEHHDICPSPFDGMLEVLNLLQEKQIRIAMVTGKGKYSTEISLDKFGLTDYFEIIETGIPTGPSKPEGMEKVVDYFKEIPKEEMIYVGDAPSDITASRQVGIAVVGAGWAEATEVGKLEALRADKVFKTIEEFKTWLVTKI from the coding sequence ATGAGAAAGATCAAAGCAGTAATTTTTGATTTAGACGGAACTATCGGAGATACAGTTCCTTTATGTATCCAAGCTTTCAGACAATCCATCGAACCACTTATTGACCAACAAGTTTCTGATGCCGAAATTATGGCTACTTTTGGCCCTTCAGAAGAAGGAACTATCATGGCCTTAGCCCCAAATCACTACGACAAAGGGGTGGCAGATTATCTAGCCTACTATGAAGAGCATCATGATATTTGTCCATCCCCTTTCGATGGGATGCTAGAAGTACTCAACTTGCTTCAAGAGAAACAGATCCGAATTGCCATGGTCACAGGGAAAGGGAAATACAGTACAGAGATTTCCTTAGATAAATTTGGATTGACTGACTATTTTGAAATCATAGAAACGGGTATTCCTACTGGCCCGAGCAAGCCAGAAGGTATGGAAAAAGTAGTCGACTATTTTAAAGAAATTCCAAAAGAAGAGATGATCTATGTTGGTGATGCCCCAAGTGATATTACTGCAAGCCGACAAGTTGGAATTGCAGTCGTTGGAGCCGGATGGGCAGAAGCTACTGAAGTTGGAAAATTGGAAGCTCTAAGAGCCGATAAAGTCTTTAAAACCATTGAGGAATTTAAAACTTGGTTGGTTACTAAAATTTAA
- a CDS encoding GNAT family N-acetyltransferase — MEKEVKFFVFVRNDDQEVIGGIRAICFWNTLHIELLWLSEECRGKGVGKELIDSAEKFAVEHGCEKAFVETTSWQAKPFYEKMGYHHIATINDRPKGHASHYLTKDLK; from the coding sequence ATCGAAAAAGAGGTTAAGTTTTTTGTGTTTGTTAGAAATGATGACCAAGAAGTGATCGGAGGAATTCGAGCGATTTGTTTTTGGAATACTTTACATATTGAATTATTGTGGCTTTCAGAAGAATGTAGAGGTAAAGGAGTGGGCAAAGAACTAATTGATTCTGCCGAAAAATTTGCTGTCGAACATGGATGCGAAAAAGCATTTGTTGAAACTACAAGTTGGCAAGCAAAGCCTTTTTATGAAAAAATGGGCTATCATCATATAGCCACAATTAATGACCGACCGAAAGGTCATGCTTCTCACTATTTAACTAAAGACTTAAAATGA